The Heliomicrobium undosum genome has a window encoding:
- a CDS encoding DUF6803 family protein, with amino-acid sequence MAMTHYMELLAVNQPWNLILFMAIPVILAETVAITELFILFNRQCSGLLRKINKVASIVGGVYFLGVFVYLMNAAVIPLTMSGQWRGPADVIAVGFYLSGIIPLLGMALLDLKLIGKQRDEEAKLKLHATFVAIFLVVAHVAMIFGMLDPTLLMSSPSSQAMPPHSMH; translated from the coding sequence ATGGCAATGACACACTATATGGAACTGCTTGCTGTAAATCAACCTTGGAATTTGATTTTGTTCATGGCGATCCCGGTCATCCTTGCGGAAACTGTCGCCATTACGGAGTTGTTCATTCTCTTTAACCGCCAGTGCAGCGGTTTGCTTCGCAAGATCAACAAAGTCGCGAGTATCGTCGGCGGAGTGTACTTCCTCGGTGTATTCGTATATCTCATGAACGCCGCCGTCATTCCTCTTACCATGAGCGGTCAGTGGCGCGGACCAGCAGACGTCATCGCCGTCGGTTTTTATCTCTCCGGAATCATTCCCCTTCTGGGAATGGCGCTTCTCGACCTGAAACTCATCGGCAAACAACGTGATGAAGAGGCGAAACTGAAGTTGCATGCCACCTTCGTCGCCATTTTCCTTGTCGTCGCCCATGTCGCCATGATCTTCGGCATGTTAGACCCGACCCTGCTGATGAGTTCGCCTTCGTCTCAAGCGATGCCGCCGCATTCGATGCATTGA
- a CDS encoding AraC family transcriptional regulator, whose product MREKVYAVQRMQDYVEAHLQAPVSLDQLASAAGYSPSHASRVFKELVGIPPLEYLRARRLSQAALRLRDTPSRVLEVALDAIFESHEGFTRAFSKQFGITPENYRKHTPPLPLFMPGSVRDQYLHMLKGEKTMKEKADTCTIFTQVVERPQRKLILLRGRKAADYFAYCEEVGCDVWGILCSLKGALYEPVGMWLPEKLRRSGTSVYAQGVEMPVDYAGPIPEGMEIIDLPPCKMMVFHGQPFADEEMEQAIGSVWNAMKNFRPESFGWQWADDDAPRIQMVPLPERGYIEARPVRERDERKTTF is encoded by the coding sequence ATGCGAGAAAAGGTGTACGCGGTGCAGCGGATGCAGGACTATGTCGAAGCGCATCTCCAGGCGCCGGTAAGCCTGGACCAGTTGGCGTCAGCGGCGGGTTATTCACCGAGTCATGCTTCCCGAGTCTTTAAGGAACTCGTGGGCATCCCCCCGTTAGAGTATCTCCGCGCTCGCCGCTTGTCCCAAGCGGCGCTTCGGTTGCGGGACACCCCCAGCCGCGTGCTTGAGGTTGCCTTAGACGCCATTTTCGAATCCCATGAAGGTTTTACGCGCGCCTTCTCCAAGCAGTTTGGCATCACGCCGGAGAATTACCGCAAACATACGCCGCCATTGCCGTTGTTTATGCCGGGCAGCGTTCGCGATCAATACCTCCATATGCTGAAAGGGGAGAAGACGATGAAAGAGAAGGCCGATACCTGCACCATCTTCACACAAGTCGTCGAGCGACCGCAACGGAAGCTCATCCTCCTGCGCGGTCGAAAAGCCGCCGATTACTTCGCTTACTGCGAGGAAGTCGGCTGTGACGTGTGGGGGATTTTGTGCAGCCTGAAGGGGGCCTTGTATGAGCCGGTCGGGATGTGGCTGCCGGAAAAACTGCGCAGGTCTGGCACCTCTGTCTACGCGCAGGGCGTGGAGATGCCTGTTGACTATGCCGGCCCGATCCCGGAAGGCATGGAGATCATCGATCTGCCGCCCTGCAAGATGATGGTGTTCCACGGACAACCCTTCGCCGATGAGGAGATGGAACAAGCCATCGGATCCGTCTGGAACGCCATGAAGAACTTCCGGCCCGAGTCCTTCGGCTGGCAATGGGCTGATGATGACGCGCCTCGGATTCAAATGGTTCCTTTGCCTGAACGCGGTTATATTGAAGCGCGGCCGGTCCGGGAACGGGATGAAAGAAAGACGACCTTCTAG
- a CDS encoding DUF5412 family protein — MTLEESRQIRAELRRKLAIGCLLPMVIVAVLLLTFGYIMFFTLRLLPEGHYMTETQSPDKSYTIRFYICDDDPLSADSIRGELMNNQTNVKKNIYWEYRFRELHVDWIDNDTVLINGHRLRLPGDTYDWRRDSE; from the coding sequence TTGACTTTAGAAGAATCCCGCCAAATTCGCGCCGAACTGAGAAGAAAGCTTGCGATTGGATGCTTATTGCCAATGGTCATTGTTGCAGTGTTGCTGCTGACCTTTGGCTACATAATGTTTTTTACATTGCGCTTACTACCCGAAGGTCATTATATGACTGAAACGCAGTCTCCAGACAAATCGTACACGATACGATTTTACATCTGTGATGACGACCCATTGTCAGCGGATAGTATTCGCGGTGAGTTAATGAATAATCAGACGAATGTAAAAAAGAACATTTATTGGGAGTATCGATTTCGAGAATTGCATGTAGACTGGATAGATAATGACACAGTGCTCATCAACGGTCACCGGCTTCGTCTTCCTGGAGATACTTATGATTGGAGAAGAGACAGCGAGTAA
- a CDS encoding sensor histidine kinase encodes MDTELKKISRSPMVKGFAFLLVVVSFGIAATMFANLVKNVDSLEVLSERDYANSSELSRYQQRFLADLNHLLAYGNEENIKAGNSISKTEFEVRKRQLFDNWYAEQQIERSDPSHDEEPSLATVESKLLKSPLIKNTFEKEMAGELADLRQEMIDSEFREYRSLLQRVRNQVGLYYYANNGVVTYSNTDQRDRSYFAGFQAYYVVDKSVSKIYPINKNNVGFYGSPFDYSPNNTMYVAVNDEYLAQKQQEWDRQYDHLRYGIRVIVGAVLLISIGLFYLIWETGRGNDGQTIQVPLIDRLYTDITLLGILAVVFTWAVLLFQLIQSNLLAAPLLFVDFLRPDFLSATLLSMISCSLGLGLLLSLVRRLKNRSFVKESLTYQVGSKIWNMIRTVLTSGPLLIKIAAAIVVLVAAVALLSALIVRADSLLAFLSLLVLGALTVFVVYSAISAVRPLQVIMDGVQIIKEGQLDHEIRIHENSLFASLAKDVNTLADGLKRALAKEIKAERMKSELVTNVSHDLKTPLTSIITYADLLSKENLIPEAANEYVAVIKKKSERLKQMTQDLFEISRVQSGNITMEMERIDLAVLVNQSLAELEEQMEASELEFKVNAQEGQVLVLADGKRLSRALENLIQNVLKYALANTRVYLTVSADETHAYVECKNIANYEMNFNADEILERFVRGDQARTTEGSGLGLAIAQSNVAACGGVLKVTVDGDLFKVLITMNKASSDGDEVRNSP; translated from the coding sequence TTGGATACCGAATTGAAAAAAATTAGCCGCTCACCCATGGTAAAAGGGTTTGCTTTTTTGCTGGTGGTGGTCAGTTTTGGCATCGCCGCCACCATGTTCGCGAACCTAGTGAAAAACGTGGACAGTCTGGAAGTGTTATCCGAGCGGGACTATGCCAATTCAAGTGAATTATCGCGATACCAGCAGCGCTTTCTGGCCGATCTGAATCATCTGCTTGCCTATGGAAATGAAGAAAACATCAAAGCCGGCAACAGCATCAGTAAAACCGAATTCGAGGTTCGAAAGCGGCAACTCTTTGACAATTGGTATGCCGAGCAGCAGATAGAGCGCTCTGATCCGTCCCATGACGAAGAACCAAGCCTTGCCACGGTGGAAAGCAAGCTGCTGAAATCTCCGTTGATCAAAAATACATTTGAAAAGGAAATGGCCGGAGAACTGGCCGACCTTCGTCAAGAAATGATTGACAGCGAGTTTCGGGAGTATCGTTCCCTTTTACAGCGAGTGCGCAATCAAGTGGGCCTCTACTACTACGCGAACAACGGTGTCGTTACCTATAGCAATACGGATCAAAGAGACCGAAGCTACTTTGCCGGATTCCAAGCCTACTATGTCGTGGATAAAAGTGTCTCAAAAATCTACCCGATAAACAAAAACAACGTAGGGTTCTACGGTTCCCCTTTCGACTACTCGCCAAATAACACCATGTACGTGGCTGTCAACGATGAGTACCTAGCGCAAAAGCAGCAAGAATGGGATCGACAGTATGATCATCTGCGCTACGGCATCAGGGTCATCGTGGGCGCTGTCCTGCTGATCAGCATCGGACTCTTTTACCTGATCTGGGAAACCGGAAGGGGGAACGATGGACAAACCATACAGGTTCCACTCATTGACCGGCTGTACACGGATATAACGCTGCTCGGTATCCTTGCCGTGGTATTCACGTGGGCGGTTCTCCTGTTCCAACTGATACAAAGCAACCTTTTGGCTGCGCCGCTGCTCTTCGTAGACTTCCTGCGGCCGGATTTCCTGTCTGCCACGCTGTTGAGCATGATCAGTTGCAGCCTGGGCTTAGGGTTGCTGTTATCGTTGGTGCGGCGCTTGAAAAACAGGAGCTTCGTCAAGGAGAGCTTGACCTATCAGGTGGGCTCAAAAATCTGGAACATGATCCGGACTGTTCTCACTTCCGGTCCCCTCTTGATAAAAATCGCCGCGGCCATCGTGGTGTTGGTGGCAGCCGTAGCCCTTTTGTCCGCCTTGATTGTTAGAGCCGATTCGCTGCTGGCGTTTCTTTCCCTCCTGGTGCTTGGCGCGCTGACGGTCTTCGTCGTGTATTCCGCCATATCCGCAGTCAGACCGCTGCAAGTGATCATGGACGGGGTGCAGATCATCAAAGAGGGACAGTTGGATCATGAGATCCGAATCCACGAGAACAGCCTCTTTGCTTCGCTGGCCAAAGACGTCAATACCTTGGCCGATGGACTGAAGCGCGCCTTGGCCAAAGAGATCAAAGCGGAAAGAATGAAGTCCGAGCTGGTGACCAACGTTTCCCACGATCTGAAGACGCCGCTCACTTCGATTATTACCTATGCCGACTTGCTTTCCAAAGAAAATCTGATTCCAGAGGCGGCCAACGAATATGTGGCTGTCATCAAGAAAAAGAGTGAACGGTTAAAACAGATGACCCAGGACTTGTTCGAGATCTCCCGGGTGCAGAGCGGCAACATTACCATGGAGATGGAACGCATCGACTTGGCGGTGTTGGTCAACCAATCCCTGGCCGAATTGGAAGAACAGATGGAAGCGTCAGAACTGGAATTCAAAGTGAACGCCCAAGAGGGCCAGGTCCTTGTCCTGGCCGACGGAAAACGGCTCTCCCGGGCGCTGGAGAATTTGATCCAGAATGTGTTGAAATACGCATTAGCCAACACGAGGGTCTATCTTACCGTATCGGCCGATGAAACCCATGCCTATGTGGAATGCAAAAACATCGCCAACTACGAGATGAATTTCAATGCAGATGAAATTCTGGAGCGCTTCGTCCGGGGGGACCAGGCGAGAACCACCGAGGGCAGCGGGCTCGGGCTCGCCATCGCCCAAAGCAATGTCGCCGCTTGCGGCGGAGTCTTAAAAGTGACTGTCGACGGAGACCTGTTTAAAGTGTTGATCACGATGAATAAGGCTTCGTCAGATGGGGATGAGGTAAGAAATTCCCCCTGA
- a CDS encoding response regulator transcription factor yields MDSYSVLVVDDDPDIVESLSIYLRHAGYDVLKAYDGVQALEIINTKPVHLMLMDIMMPKLDGIQATMKIREEKNIPIIIVSAKSEDMDKIHGLTVGADDYVTKPFNPLELLARVKSQLRRYTSLGNLDQSHAASKIVIGGLQVDPECKSVTVDGEFVKLTPLEYGILELLCKHPNRVFSAEEIYRRVWNEEGFVNDNTIAVHVRRIREKIEINPKEPKYLKVVWGVGYRIEKN; encoded by the coding sequence ATCGACTCCTACAGCGTTTTAGTGGTAGATGATGATCCAGATATCGTGGAAAGCTTGTCCATCTACCTCCGTCATGCGGGCTATGATGTTTTAAAAGCCTATGACGGTGTGCAAGCTCTGGAGATCATCAATACGAAGCCGGTTCATCTCATGCTCATGGACATCATGATGCCGAAGTTGGACGGCATCCAAGCGACAATGAAAATTCGGGAAGAGAAAAACATTCCCATCATTATCGTATCGGCCAAATCGGAGGATATGGATAAAATCCACGGCCTCACGGTGGGGGCGGACGATTATGTCACCAAACCCTTTAATCCCTTGGAACTCTTGGCAAGAGTCAAGTCGCAATTGCGGCGATACACCAGCCTGGGGAATCTGGACCAGAGCCACGCGGCTTCCAAGATCGTCATCGGCGGATTGCAAGTCGATCCGGAATGCAAAAGCGTGACGGTGGATGGAGAATTCGTCAAGCTAACGCCTCTGGAATACGGCATCTTGGAGCTTTTATGCAAGCATCCCAACCGGGTTTTCTCTGCGGAAGAGATCTACCGCCGGGTGTGGAACGAAGAGGGCTTTGTCAATGACAACACCATCGCCGTCCATGTGCGCCGGATTCGAGAGAAGATCGAGATCAATCCGAAGGAACCGAAATATTTGAAGGTGGTGTGGGGTGTTGGATACCGAATTGAAAAAAATTAG